In Deltaproteobacteria bacterium, the following are encoded in one genomic region:
- a CDS encoding DUF72 domain-containing protein, with protein MAARAARVLAGTSGFSYPAWRGSFYPDELPAREMLRFYARALATVEINHTFHRLPTPELLTGWARQTPAGFRFALKAPQRITHVLRLRDAGEVTAAFCRAAAGLGPKLGPLLFQLPPYFRFDAARLAEFLAGLPPGLEPAFEFRHESWFNDATYDLLGKHRAALCIAEADDFATPPVPTAPFGYLRLRRADYGDDDLDRWAARVRDIATWKRVYVYFKHEESGRGPALARAFLDRLR; from the coding sequence ATGGCCGCCCGCGCGGCGCGCGTGCTGGCCGGCACCTCGGGCTTCAGCTACCCGGCCTGGCGCGGCAGCTTCTACCCCGACGAGCTCCCGGCGCGCGAGATGCTCCGCTTCTACGCGCGCGCGCTCGCCACCGTGGAGATCAACCACACCTTCCACCGCCTGCCGACCCCCGAGCTCCTGACCGGCTGGGCGCGCCAGACGCCGGCCGGCTTCCGCTTCGCGTTGAAGGCCCCGCAGCGCATCACCCACGTGCTCCGCCTGCGCGACGCCGGCGAGGTCACGGCGGCGTTCTGCCGCGCCGCCGCAGGGCTCGGCCCGAAGCTCGGCCCCCTCCTCTTCCAGCTCCCGCCCTACTTCCGCTTCGACGCCGCGCGCCTCGCCGAGTTCCTGGCGGGCCTGCCGCCCGGCCTCGAGCCCGCCTTCGAGTTCCGGCACGAGAGCTGGTTCAACGACGCGACCTACGACCTCCTCGGCAAGCATCGCGCCGCGCTCTGCATCGCCGAGGCCGACGACTTCGCGACCCCGCCGGTCCCCACCGCGCCCTTCGGCTACCTGCGGCTCCGGCGCGCGGACTACGGCGACGACGACCTCGACCGCTGGGCGGCTCGCGTCCGCGACATCGCGACCTGGAAGCGCGTCTACGTCTACTTCAAGCACGAGGAGTCGGGCCGGGGCCCCGCCCTGGCGCGTGCCTTCCTCGACCGGCTCCGTTAG